One genomic region from Amaranthus tricolor cultivar Red isolate AtriRed21 chromosome 12, ASM2621246v1, whole genome shotgun sequence encodes:
- the LOC130797242 gene encoding protein DETOXIFICATION 16-like isoform X1 → MDDDYVLETPLVNDEEMNVLNRKMIMREIKKQLKLAGPLMAVNFMLFSLQVVSVMFVGHLGQLPLSGASVATSFASVTGLSLLKGMGNALDTFCGQSYGAKQYYMLGIHKQRAMLVLIIMSIPLSFIWANTGQILTFLGQDPEISAEAGTYACYMIPTIFAYGLLQCHIGFLQAQNNVLPMMITTGFTTLLHVIICWFMVFKSGLGNKGAALSNAISYWINVLLLAIYVRVSPACKETWTGFSKEAFNGTAEFLRLAIPSALMLCLEVWTFEMMVLLSGFLPNPKLETSVLSISLNTCSAIYMLPLGLSGAISTRVSNELGAGRPHLARISVRVSTLMVMVEGVFVAWLLVLGRNAWGYCYSTEDEVVEYVAQMMLLLAFSHVVDGIQSVLSGTARGCGWQKIAALINLGAYYIVGVPSAVLLAFVFKLGGKGLWTGIIMALLVQSFLLLLITLHTNWDKEVKKAKDRLSIVMVDEE, encoded by the exons ATGGATGATGATTATGTTCTAGAAACTCCTCTtgtgaatgatgaagaaatgaaTGTTTTGAACAGAAAAATGATAATGAGGGAAATAAAGAAGCAGTTGAAGTTAGCTGGGCCTTTAATGGCAGTAAACTTTATGTTGTTTTCATTACAAGTAGTTTCTGTTATGTTTGTTGGTCATCTTGGTCAGCTTCCTCTCTCTGGTGCTTCTGTTGCCACTTCCTTTGCATCTGTCACTGGTTTGAGCTTGCTG AAAGGAATGGGAAATGCACTAGACACATTTTGTGGACAATCCTATGGAGCAAAGCAATACTACATGCTAGGAATCCACAAGCAAAGAGCAATGCTAGTTCTCATCATCATGAGCATCCCCCTTTCATTTATATGGGCAAATACAGGCCAAATCCTTACATTTTTAGGCCAAGATCCTGAAATCTCAGCCGAAGCAGGAACTTATGCATGTTACATGATCCCTACTATATTTGCATATGGTCTTCTTCAATGTCACATTGGATTTCTTCAAGCACAAAATAATGTATTACCCATGATGATTACTACAGGATTTACCACTCTTTTGCATGTAATTATATGCTGGTTTATGGTGTTTAAGTCTGGATTAGGCAACAAAGGTGCAGCATTATCAAATGCTATATCATATTGGATTAATGTTTTGTTGTTAGCTATTTATGTGAGGGTTTCTCCTGCTTGTAAAGAGACTTGGACTGGTTTTTCTAAAGAGGCTTTTAATGGCACTGCTGAGTTTCTTAGACTTGCTATACCTTCTGCTCTTATGTTGTG CTTGGAAGTGTGGACATTTGAGATGATGGTTTTGTTATCTGGTTTTCTTCCAAATCCAAAGTTGGAAACATCAGTTCTCTCAATCAG TCTCAATACATGTTCAGCAATATACATGCTACCATTGGGACTAAGTGGTGCAATAAG TACTAGGGTCTCTAATGAACTCGGGGCAGGACGACCACATTTAGCTCGAATATCAGTTCGTGTATCGACATTAATGGTGATGGTTGAGGGGGTTTTTGTGGCGTGGTTGTTGGTTCTAGGGCGTAATGCGTGGGGCTATTGTTATAGCACAGAAGATGAGGTTGTTGAATATGTTGCACAAATGATGTTGCTTCTTGCCTTTTCACATGTTGTTGATGGCATTCAATCTGTGCTATCAG GCACAGCTAGAGGGTGCGGATGGCAAAAAATAGCAGCATTGATCAATTTAGGGGCTTATTACATTGTAGGCGTTCCATCTGCCGTATTGCTTGCATTTGTGTTTAAGTTAGGAGGCAAG GGATTATGGACAGGAATTATTATGGCCTTATTGGTGCAATCATTCTTGCTTCTACTCATAACATTACATACCAATTGGGACAAAGAG GTGAAGAAGGCCAAAGATAGGTTGTCTATTGTGATGGTTGATGAGGAGTAA
- the LOC130797242 gene encoding protein DETOXIFICATION 16-like isoform X2: MGNALDTFCGQSYGAKQYYMLGIHKQRAMLVLIIMSIPLSFIWANTGQILTFLGQDPEISAEAGTYACYMIPTIFAYGLLQCHIGFLQAQNNVLPMMITTGFTTLLHVIICWFMVFKSGLGNKGAALSNAISYWINVLLLAIYVRVSPACKETWTGFSKEAFNGTAEFLRLAIPSALMLCLEVWTFEMMVLLSGFLPNPKLETSVLSISLNTCSAIYMLPLGLSGAISTRVSNELGAGRPHLARISVRVSTLMVMVEGVFVAWLLVLGRNAWGYCYSTEDEVVEYVAQMMLLLAFSHVVDGIQSVLSGTARGCGWQKIAALINLGAYYIVGVPSAVLLAFVFKLGGKGLWTGIIMALLVQSFLLLLITLHTNWDKEVKKAKDRLSIVMVDEE, translated from the exons ATGGGAAATGCACTAGACACATTTTGTGGACAATCCTATGGAGCAAAGCAATACTACATGCTAGGAATCCACAAGCAAAGAGCAATGCTAGTTCTCATCATCATGAGCATCCCCCTTTCATTTATATGGGCAAATACAGGCCAAATCCTTACATTTTTAGGCCAAGATCCTGAAATCTCAGCCGAAGCAGGAACTTATGCATGTTACATGATCCCTACTATATTTGCATATGGTCTTCTTCAATGTCACATTGGATTTCTTCAAGCACAAAATAATGTATTACCCATGATGATTACTACAGGATTTACCACTCTTTTGCATGTAATTATATGCTGGTTTATGGTGTTTAAGTCTGGATTAGGCAACAAAGGTGCAGCATTATCAAATGCTATATCATATTGGATTAATGTTTTGTTGTTAGCTATTTATGTGAGGGTTTCTCCTGCTTGTAAAGAGACTTGGACTGGTTTTTCTAAAGAGGCTTTTAATGGCACTGCTGAGTTTCTTAGACTTGCTATACCTTCTGCTCTTATGTTGTG CTTGGAAGTGTGGACATTTGAGATGATGGTTTTGTTATCTGGTTTTCTTCCAAATCCAAAGTTGGAAACATCAGTTCTCTCAATCAG TCTCAATACATGTTCAGCAATATACATGCTACCATTGGGACTAAGTGGTGCAATAAG TACTAGGGTCTCTAATGAACTCGGGGCAGGACGACCACATTTAGCTCGAATATCAGTTCGTGTATCGACATTAATGGTGATGGTTGAGGGGGTTTTTGTGGCGTGGTTGTTGGTTCTAGGGCGTAATGCGTGGGGCTATTGTTATAGCACAGAAGATGAGGTTGTTGAATATGTTGCACAAATGATGTTGCTTCTTGCCTTTTCACATGTTGTTGATGGCATTCAATCTGTGCTATCAG GCACAGCTAGAGGGTGCGGATGGCAAAAAATAGCAGCATTGATCAATTTAGGGGCTTATTACATTGTAGGCGTTCCATCTGCCGTATTGCTTGCATTTGTGTTTAAGTTAGGAGGCAAG GGATTATGGACAGGAATTATTATGGCCTTATTGGTGCAATCATTCTTGCTTCTACTCATAACATTACATACCAATTGGGACAAAGAG GTGAAGAAGGCCAAAGATAGGTTGTCTATTGTGATGGTTGATGAGGAGTAA